The following are encoded together in the Drosophila sechellia strain sech25 chromosome 3R, ASM438219v1, whole genome shotgun sequence genome:
- the LOC116801566 gene encoding uncharacterized protein LOC116801566 codes for MRITWQTFPKLLIVLPLLHFYLAHCVKAESEDLKRRKESEQPNAQNVNIAWMMKQGKLGKT; via the exons atgaGGATTACTTGGCAAACTTTTCCTAAATTACTAATTGTGTTGCCATTGCTGCATTTTTATCTTGCTCACTGTGTTAAGGCAGAATCAGAAGACCTCAAGCGTCGCAAAGAATCGG AGCAACCTAATGCGCAGAATGTGAACATCGCCTGGATGATGAAGCAGGGGAAGTTGGGGAAGACATAA